A segment of the Nasonia vitripennis strain AsymCx chromosome 2, Nvit_psr_1.1, whole genome shotgun sequence genome:
GCCAGTAACCAggccaccaccaccaccaccaacCAGGCCCCCACCCCCACCACCAACTAGGCCACCAGTAACTCAGACTCCTTACACGAGACCACCACCACCTCCAACACGCCCACCAACGCGTCCTCCGCCTCAACCCTCAACTTATCTTCCTCCGGCGCCACCAACCagaccaccaccaccaccgacCAGACCACCACCTCCACCACCAACCAGGCCACCAGTAACCCAAACTCCTTACACTAGACCACCACCACCTCCAACTCGCCCACCAactcgtcctcctcctcaaCCTTCGACGTATCTTCCTCCGGCGCCACCAACAAGGCCGCCACAACCACCAGTCACTCggccaccaccaccaccaccaacCAGACCACCTCCTCCACCTCCAACTCGCCCACCAGTGACTCAAACTCCTTACACGAGACCACCACCACCTCCAACTCGTCCACCAGTGACTCAAACTCCTTACACGAGACCACCACCACCTCCAACTCGCCCACCAACTCGTCCACCACCTCAACCCTCAACTTATCTTCCCCCGGCACCACCAACCAGGCCACCGCAGCCACCAGTAACCagaccaccaccaccaccaccgacCAGGCCACCACCACCTCCTCCAACAAGGCCACCCCCTCCTCCACCAACTCGTCCGCCAGTGACTCAAAAACCGTACACTagaccaccaccaccaccaccaacTTTCCCCCCGGTAGCTCCCTCAACTCCGAGACCGCCGCCATATCTTCCACCTTCTTCCCCAAGGCCTACTTATGTAACTGTAACGGCTCCTCCTCCGCCATCTCCGGTTTACAGCATCACTCCTAGCACAACTACATACAGGCCACCAACCGGTAAACCAGCTCCTTATCCAACTCTGCCACCAAGCACCGCTAAACCTTACCAGGGATACAACTACCCCATTCCGGAAATATCCTTTGATTTCCGCAGGCGCTAATCAATTAAAACCTTGATGTACTCGCGCCATCTCTGTTAACTCTTAATACACTTTATAAGTGAATCGATTGCCTGGTGATCGAGATTTTCtcatttgtaaaaaattgtaccaatgtaatttatgtaaaaaattgtaatgaaAAGAATACGATGTCGATGCACTCCAGTCAACGTTCTAAACGAGAGTAGAATATTTCGTTGATAGTAAATGATCCAAGTACTCGTTTTTTCTTCGAGTGTTGTGATGTTGAAATATAGTCGACTCGATTACAAAGATAAGTTGTAAACATGTTTGAAGCCTATAAAAGGtttacgaaaataaaaaaaaaatattttttactaagAATATCCGAGCATTTACTGATCCTTTCTACCAAGTTCACTATCCCCCACACTGAATCTTATTAGATCAATCAGCATGAAGAAATGATCATTGTACTAATGATTACCGCAGAAACTGTCAGGGACTTTTCAAGGTTATTGCCGGTGTTGAAACATTGAAGTACAGGTCGGAAAGTAACCAACGTCTATAAAAAGTCTCAAGTTCGGAGAAAGTTTGAACATTAACATTGATCTTTTACTTTCAGTAAACTTTATACTTAATGACAAGTTCGCGTGCTTCACAAAACTCTTTATGGATATAACTATGGATTAAATAAGCATTTTAGTAGCGGTTAACTGGGTAGTTTGATATGTCTTAACGTAGATGTACTATCATTCGGTCAAAATGGATTTATTCGATAgccaatattttaaaataaacaaacgcGTTTTGATGATTTGCGGATTATGGCCTTATCAATCAATATTAGGAAGAAGAATCGCATTTGCAATGTTAGCAAACAGCATATTTTTGTTCGTTTTCACACTTGTAAATATAAGATTACTACACTCTTAAATTCTACTCTTTCAAATTTCACGTTCATTTATAGTTTCTTCGTTCATTCTTACTTTTGAAAGATAGCTGGCGTTATATCACAATCGCAATTGGATATCATAAATACTGAAGACACTattattataacatttttctGTTTACTCGGTCTTCTCAAGTGCACGATGTTTTATAATCAACAAAATAAGGTAAATTAAACtatattcttattattttttaatctactAGCTAAACCCAatgcgcgcttcgcgcgctcaaTTATCTTGAGgttaaaagttcaaaatcGCAACTACATTCAGACCGGATATTCTTTTTTCAACCAATCAAATCGCTTTATTAAAGGCCTCACAACATCCGGTCATctattttttaagagaggataaCGGCAAGCACTTTATCCcatatacttttttgaattctagataaaaaacttatatgaATGCATAGCAACTGATTGGAACAAATTAACTGACAGCTCAGAACATAACATACTACGATCATTTTTATTGGATGGTAGAAAGATCAACTTTATTACCATGGgtcattttaaaattatttaaactatgCTTCAGGATACGCTGTatgctatttttttattgacgaattttactatttttagtgTTTTGTTCTTCTGCTTTCATGATATATTCTTGCATCGATTTTCTTCTGCGAATATTTAACAAGGAATCAGAATATCAGCGACAGCACAGCTTTCCTTACTATTTCAAACCTATGgtgatttatgaaaaattgtaCGATTGGCAAGTTGCCTTGCATGTAACTGTTATCGTAATATACTCTGGTTTAGCGTATTTATCAGCTATTGTTACGTATATATCCAGCGTTAAACACGTTTGTGCTCTATACGAAATCGCCAGGTaactcatttttatttaatccgAAAAAATTTCCTGTAATGTGGGGAAGTTTTTTCGAGGATTTTTCAAATACTATGTTATCACTTTGTTCTAGACACCGGTTACAGAATGCAATAATTGCATGTGATAAAATCAATCATCCGCTACAAAAATGTATAGAGGACATATCGCTTATTCCTAAATTGATCAAAGTCATCGAAATGCATGAACAAGCTGTCAggttaaaaatatacatagaaaattttatattttcatgcGAATCCGTTAAATTAATGTTGAgcatattgatatttttttattcaacagAGGTATACggataattaaaaaagttttcggTGCTGATTTCTTCGTTTTGACAGTTTTCTGTATAAGTGCTCTTACAATTGGCACGTTTGAAGTAAATAAGTAATCAATAAAACTATGACTATTAAACGCATAATGAGAAAATTTTGCGGTAAAAATGATTGCATAGTTGTGGCAATCGACATTATTACTTTAATCAGgacataattttcaaatataataattgtatCCAGTACACAAATTTAACAAACACAATTTCAAACAATtcaagtaaattttttaataataaaagtaatagaAAATATTGCCATACATTTGTGATATCATTTCTTATAAAGTATTCTCAGCGTGTTTTATCGCGTGCATTTGAACTCAggtcaataataattaatttttttaaatataattttaagtaaataagatcttttattttctagTTAAATTTTTGCAGAGCAGATATTCATTCTTTTATACGAGTCTTACTATTAATGCCGATTATTAtgatctatttattttatgtgAATTATTCTGGAGAGCAAGTTATACAAGCGTGCGACGATATGTATACAACAGCGTAAGTATATTCGAACTAAAAATggataaaatttttcaatggttttattataataaaaattaatctcaagaattattattatgtttatTAGATATAATATCGATTGGTATAAAACATCTTCAAAGACACGAATTTTCGTACTCATGATCATGCGGCGCACTTTAAAATCCGAATATTTAACAGCAGGAACCATGataatgattttatcaataaaaaacTTTGCGACggtaaatatattaaatatgtatgtcataattgattattaaaaaaaaccttTATTTTTACACATATTCTTAAGATTATAAAGACTGCTTGGTCGTTCGGAACGCTACTACTGACTACCCAAAAGCacagaaaaaatgaagatgCGAACTTCGTTGCAGAGAATACTCTGATATGatgaaaaatattcttaattTAATATGTAACAATTACTATgagttattataatattataactgCGCTGATGTGtacgtaaaaataaatgtttttttgaaaacatttattgcattaatatatttattatataatttcattttttaaggATAGCATAATGTAAGCGtactttttattgattgatatacctattttataaataaaattgataaaaaatattataaaattgtaatttgagtagaaaattgaaaaacatgATTCACAACACAGAGCACAAGTAGAAATAAATCTATGTACCAATTCTGTTTAGTAATTGTCGCAACGTTAATTAAATGGAGAC
Coding sequences within it:
- the Or182 gene encoding odorant receptor 182, translated to MDLFDSQYFKINKRVLMICGLWPYQSILGRRIAFAMLANSIFLFVFTLIAGVISQSQLDIINTEDTIIITFFCLLGLLKCTMFYNQQNKIKNLYECIATDWNKLTDSSEHNILRSFLLDGRKINFITMVFCSSAFMIYSCIDFLLRIFNKESEYQRQHSFPYYFKPMVIYEKLYDWQVALHVTVIVIYSGLAYLSAIVTYISSVKHVCALYEIARHRLQNAIIACDKINHPLQKCIEDISLIPKLIKVIEMHEQAVRGIRIIKKVFGADFFVLTVFCISALTIGTFELNFCRADIHSFIRVLLLMPIIMIYLFYVNYSGEQVIQACDDMYTTAYNIDWYKTSSKTRIFVLMIMRRTLKSEYLTAGTMIMILSIKNFATIIKTAWSFGTLLLTTQKHRKNEDANFVAENTLI